GCAAAAAATAAAATCAGAAAAAACCCTTTAAACCTTCTTTTTTGCAGCCTTATCCTTTTTCTTACCAGTTTCATTATAGGTTCGCACACCATCTTCGCGGCTGAAAAACCCGTCTTGAATGAAACGCGCCTTAAAACACTCGTTGCGGAACTTGTATCAGAATGCCCGGACAGGGGCTGCGACTTACAAGCACGCAAGGTTTATTTTTCTAAACAAGGCTGGCGTGAATACACAGCTTACCACGACCAGCTACGCAAACGAATTCACGTTCAGCAAGTGAAAGTTTGGGAAAAGATGCATGGCACTTGTCCGACCGAGGGGCGGTCTGGCCTCGTTGTACAAGAGAGTTTTTCCAGCAGAAAATTTGATGAAATTCAATATTCTTCGACGAGAAAAATATCGTATTTCACTGATGAAACTCTTTGCGCACGGGAAAAATTGTCGTTGGACATCATTGCCTTCGCATCTCCGCAAACTGCTTCAGGCACGTTTGTTGTAAACAAATGGAAGTTTCAGTTTCCCGATGCCGCAGGCGAAAACTGCGCAAATACAGAATAAAAATCAGTACGAATTATCTAACTGCCGCGATAGGTGCTGTAGCCGTAGGGCGACACCAGCAGCGGCACGTGGTAATGGCTGTCGGCATCGGAAATGCCGAAATGGATCTGGATGATGTCGAAAAACGGGAATTTGGGCAGCTCCACGCCCATGCGGCGGAAATACTTCCCGGCCTCGAATTCGATGCGGTACGTGCCCGCCTTGAAATCCTTGTCGGCCAGCAGCGGAGCATCGACGCGCCCGTCATCGTTGGTTTTCGTGGCCACCAGCTGCGTTTCCACGCCGCCCGCGCCGATGCGGAACAGCCGCAGCCGCATGCCCTTGGCCGGTGTGCCGTTGGCGGTGTCGAGGATGTGGGTGGTCAGCTTGCCCATGATAAAATCTCCCTGTTTCTGTCGAGCCTAAGCCTTGCACAAATTCCGTCAAGAGCCCCGCTGCGCCGCTTTCCGGAAACTGCCGTTAACCGCTCCCTAACCCGCAACGCCTATCATGAAACATTGACGTGGCGAAGATGGGGAAATTATGGCCTTGTACGCAAATACGACCGACAAAAAAATCACCTCGACGGGAAATATGTTGCGCGGATCGGTGCCGATGAGCGTCAAGCTGGGCACGCCGCGCGCAAAAACCCCCGCAGCATGGGCGAAATATGGCGACAAAGAAAAAACCGCGTTCCAAAACTTCTAAAAAACCGGCCGCCGCGAAAAACGGCACGAATGGCAATGGCGAACGTCCAGCCGCGCCCCCGCGCGACACGCGCGATTACGTGGGCTATGGCGAACACCCGCCCCATGCCAACTGGCCGGGCGGCGCGCGCGTGGCGGTGCAATTCGTCCTGAATTACGAGGAAGGCGGCGAGAACTGCGTGCTGAACGGCGACGCGGCGTCGGAAACCTTCCTGTCCGAAATCATCAATGCCCCGCGCATCGAAGGCCGGCATATCAGCATGGAGTCGATCTATGAATACGGCACGCGCGCGGGCGTGTGGCGTTTGCTGCGCCTGTTTAAAAAATACAAAATGCCCGTCACCGTTTTCGCGGTCGCCCTCGCGCTTGAAAAATATCCGGCGATGGCCAAGACGTTTTTGCGCGAAGGCCACGAGATCGCGTCGCACGGATACCGCTGGATCAATTATCAGGACATCGACATCAAGACGGAGCGCGACCATATGAAACGCGCCGTAGAAATCATCGAACGCCTGTCGGGCGAACGCCCGCTCGGCTGGTACACAGGCCGCACCAGCCCGAACACGCGGCGGCTGGTGATGGAGGATGGCAGTTTCCTGTACGATGCCGATGATTACAGCGACGACCTGCCGTTCTGGTACAGGGAAGCGGATAAAAAACAACTGGTTGTGCCCTATACGCTGGATACCAACGATATGCGCTTTGCGGCCGCGCAGGGCTTCAATTCGGGCGACCAGTATTTTGCTTACCTGCGCGATGCGTTTGATGTGCTGTACGAAGAAGGCGAGCATGCGCCGAAGATGCTATCGATCGGCTTGCATTGCCGCATCGTCGGCCGCCCCGCCCGCATGGCGGCGCTGGAGCGGTTTATCCGGCATATCAAGAGCCACGACAAAGTCTGGATCGCCCGCCGCATCGATATCGCGCGGCACTGGATGGAAAAACACCCGTTTAAAGGATAACCGCCGTGGATGACGACAAGCCGCTGAGCGTGAAGCCCGCCGATGTATCGTTGGATGAGTTCCTGAAAGTATACGGGGGCATCTATGAACATTCGCCGTGGATTGCGGAGGGCGCGTACAAAACCGGCGCGGCCACCGTGCGCGACATGCATAGCGTCATGAAAAAAACCGTCGCCGCCGGCACGGACGAACAGAAACTCGCCCTCATCCGCGCGCATCCCGACCTTGCCCCTGCGATCGGCACCGACCTGACCGCATCGTCGGTGTCGGAACAAAAGGGCGCGGGGCTGAAGGAATGCACGCCGGAAGAATACGCGGAATTCCAGCAGCTGAACCGCGATTATAAATCGAAATTCGGCTTTCCGTTTATCGTCGCGGTCAAGGGGCTGCACCGCACCGACATCCTGAAACTGTTCCGCCAGCGCATGCATAATGACGCGGAAACGGAATTCGCCACTGCGCTGGCGCAGATCGACCGCATCGCGTATTTCAGGTTGATGGCGCTGCCGTAAATCAGCCGTCATTATGGATAAAAACAGCCGAATCAATTGACGCTTCCCCTCCCGTTTTCGGATAGTGGCACTTCATAAAACGCGCGAAGGAGCGACCCCATGCAAGCCCAGCCCGTCACCCCCGTTTCCGCCGACCCGAAGAAGACGCATGACACCGTCGTCATCCTCGATTTCGGCTCACAGGTGACGCAGCTGATCGCACGGCGCATCCGCGAGATTGGCGTTTATTCGGTGCTGCTGCCCTTCAGCGCGCCGATGGAAAAAATCCTGGCCGCGAAGCCGAAGGCGATCATCCTGTCCGGCGGCCCTGCGAGCGTGACGGAGGCGAATTCCCCCCGCGCCCATGCCGAGATTTTCAAACTGGGCATCCCCGTGCTGGGCATCTGCTACGGCCAGCAGACGATGTGCGAACAGCTGGGCGGCAAGGTGACATCCAGCCCCAAGCGTGAATTCGGCCGCGCGCATATTTCGGTGGAGGATAACACCTCGCCGCTTTTCGCCGGCATCTGGCAGCCCGGCACGATGCCGCAAGTCTGGATGAGCCATGGCGACAGCGTCTCCGCCATTCCGGACGGATTTAAAGTGATCGGCAAAAGCGACACCTGCCCCTATGCCGCCGTCGCCGATGAAAAACGCAAATTCTACGGCGTGCAATTCCACCCCGAAGTGGTGCATACGCCGGAGGGCAAGCAGATCATTTCCA
This sequence is a window from Alphaproteobacteria bacterium. Protein-coding genes within it:
- the uraH gene encoding hydroxyisourate hydrolase, which encodes MGKLTTHILDTANGTPAKGMRLRLFRIGAGGVETQLVATKTNDDGRVDAPLLADKDFKAGTYRIEFEAGKYFRRMGVELPKFPFFDIIQIHFGISDADSHYHVPLLVSPYGYSTYRGS
- the puuE gene encoding allantoinase PuuE, which codes for MATKKKPRSKTSKKPAAAKNGTNGNGERPAAPPRDTRDYVGYGEHPPHANWPGGARVAVQFVLNYEEGGENCVLNGDAASETFLSEIINAPRIEGRHISMESIYEYGTRAGVWRLLRLFKKYKMPVTVFAVALALEKYPAMAKTFLREGHEIASHGYRWINYQDIDIKTERDHMKRAVEIIERLSGERPLGWYTGRTSPNTRRLVMEDGSFLYDADDYSDDLPFWYREADKKQLVVPYTLDTNDMRFAAAQGFNSGDQYFAYLRDAFDVLYEEGEHAPKMLSIGLHCRIVGRPARMAALERFIRHIKSHDKVWIARRIDIARHWMEKHPFKG
- the uraD gene encoding 2-oxo-4-hydroxy-4-carboxy-5-ureidoimidazoline decarboxylase is translated as MSVKPADVSLDEFLKVYGGIYEHSPWIAEGAYKTGAATVRDMHSVMKKTVAAGTDEQKLALIRAHPDLAPAIGTDLTASSVSEQKGAGLKECTPEEYAEFQQLNRDYKSKFGFPFIVAVKGLHRTDILKLFRQRMHNDAETEFATALAQIDRIAYFRLMALP